Genomic segment of Candidatus Eisenbacteria bacterium:
TGCTACATGGCCGAGACCTCGGACAACCTCGCCCGCCGTCACGGCATCACGCGAGAGGCGCAGGACGCGTTCGCGTTCCGCAGCATCACCGAGGGGCGCCGCGCGATCGACTCGTGTCTCCTGAGCGAGGAGATCGTGAAGGTGACGCTCCCCGGCCGCGACGCGAAGGTCGTCGAGAAGGACGATCACTGCTTCGAGGGCGCGACCGCGGAGGGGCTCGCGAAGCTCCAGCCCGCGTTCGGGAAGGACAGCTTCGTCACCGCCGGCAACGCGAGCGGGATCGTGGACGGCGCCGCGGCGCTCGTGGTCACGACCGCGCGGAACGCCGAGAAGCGGGATCTCGCGCCGATGGGGCGGATCGCCTCGTGGGCCGTCGTCGGGGTCGATCCCGACCAGATGGGGATCGGTCCCGTACCCGCGACCCGCGCCGCGCTGAAGCGGGCGGGACTCGAGGTGGACGACGTCGACCTCTTCGAGATCAACGAGGCCTTCGCGGGGCAGTACCTCGCCGTCGAGAAGGAGCTCGGGAACCCGCGCGAGAAGACGAACGTGAACGGCGGCGCCATCGCGCTCGGCCATCCACTCGCGGCGACGGGCACGCGCCTCCTCCTCACGCTCCTCTACGAGCTCCG
This window contains:
- a CDS encoding acetyl-CoA C-acyltransferase encodes the protein MAEEVVILNGARTPMAEWVGGRAGNGKPGGALKDVSAIDLGAIAAKEALTRSKVPADAIDHVVIGNALQTSADAIYGARHVALKAGVPIPVPALTVNRLCGSGIQSVISSAQLLLLGEASFVLAGGMENMSQAPFVIRGARSGIRMGQGQLEDTLMAALRDSYCGCYMAETSDNLARRHGITREAQDAFAFRSITEGRRAIDSCLLSEEIVKVTLPGRDAKVVEKDDHCFEGATAEGLAKLQPAFGKDSFVTAGNASGIVDGAAALVVTTARNAEKRDLAPMGRIASWAVVGVDPDQMGIGPVPATRAALKRAGLEVDDVDLFEINEAFAGQYLAVEKELGNPREKTNVNGGAIALGHPLAATGTRLLLTLLYELR